tctcgtcacaatatcgctggaatactgccgatgtgacgttaactacgaactcactcgctcactcaagttttagactggcccagttacagcccagacctaaacccaattgagaatgtgtggggagtcatgaggaatagaataaaccaaaagggactgaaaaatagtgaagatatgaaggccgaggtggtccaatattgggataccctgtcacacgattacctacaaactttgatgggtagtgtgcctaggcgtattcaggcatgcattgctgagcgaggaggtctaacaaagtactaaaaaactgagactgtaaaaggatgatgttttaacatgtttatgtaagtaaaacgccagaagttaataaaggtaatgagttacatgacgcaacatgattcccaataatttctgggaatactatatgtgTGTACCTGTGGTGCACAACATATAATTGTAGAAACACgcaacacatatacacacacatatagtcCATTCCTAGCAGGCGGGGGCAAATGACATGCTGTTGGTAACACCTAAAAAGACTAAAATGAAACCAGACCTAAATACTTGGAGACAGATTAGAACTATGTGCAAATGTCCCTTTCCCATGAACAAATGGTACAGTCAAAACAGACGAGTACTTTTAGATTAACCCTGACCTGACATGCGTTCTTCGGATAATAGATAGTACGATCGTCCTGTATTTTACACTCCAGGAAGCATGTGGCTCTCAACAAGCAGTGCGTTACTATGTGTGACAGTCCTGGTTTACATGTTATGTCTCGTCAGTGGTCAATATCAAGTGACCATCTATCCGGACTTCGTCATGAAAGGAGGAAGGAAGACATTTGACCCTGATCGCTGGAATGGTCATATGGGGCTGGATAATACGGATGTCATCCAGTACGTGAAGAAAACTGGTGCCAGGAGCGGCCGCTGGAACAAAGGCGATACAGACAATGGTGCCTTTGTAAAGGTAACTGGTGCAGTCATAATATATTGTATATGTTCTCGGGTAGCACAGGGCACCTGAAGTCATCACTGATATTATGTAATCCAGTCACACAGTATTCACAAATATTTTACCTTTTCTTCCAATCGAATATTATCGTTTTCAAGAGTCGTTAACCTGACGTAAACGTTTCTATACGTTAAAGTATAGGTTTGGGGTGACACACGTTCAACTCTGGTGAACGCATTAGTTTTCATACATGCAGCGATTTGTTTCTGAACTCCCATGCGAAACACTCTCACGCTGGCAATGAATAATGTAAAACACGCACGCTTCAGTATAGTCTAATACAATCATACTAACGTACAGCGCACTAAGGTTAGCTCATTACTATGCACAACGGACTCGGGTCAGCACACTCTGATACACAAAACAAGCTCTTCAGCACAGACAGATATGCATCCCTTCCTCCACAGCGCTGGGCCGTGGGGTatcctagtgcttaaagcgtttgctcttcacgccgaagacacgggttcgattcgccacactggtacaatgtgtgaagcccatttcctatATCCTCCGCCACTACAGCACATGCCGACTTACAACAAATCGGCACACCCTGATGAACAACGCACCTTAACACACGACAAATCTCACCACACACCGATGTATAAACACTCACGTTAACGCCAACCGAGGTACATCACTGTCATACTGCATTGTACAGGCACCAGAGGACCCCCACCGGAAGGGCTATGCCGATCCAGCTTACTTCCAGAATGCGCACTTCACTCAGAATATAGCTTCTAAATATTCTGCAAATAGAGATGGATACGGGAGGACCCGTGGGAGAGAAATCATGATGGATCTTCGAGGTTAGAGTGTTCAACATGTCTTTTAACAGTGCAGTGACTAACATTCCCCTTAATATCGTAACTATGCCAAACACAAATAGAAATAATAGTTGATAGACAAGTTGATTATAACATGTAACGTGTTCAATATAGATGAAGATAAAGAAGGTCTTGTGGCCAGGGAACATAATCATCCTCTTATATTCAGTGTGTCTCTCAGACATCAAAATTGGTGAATGCAAATCTAGTCTAGTCTACATCGTTTTGGCAACTTTACATTTCTGAAGTTTTAGCTCTTTGGCAAAGTTTTCCTCAGTTTCCAGTCGGATTTGATTACGTATATTTCCAGATACATATATCTAAACCACTATGACTGCAGTCATGGTACTAATGGTTTTTACGTTGTCTAAACGGGACATGGATAGCTGGGCAGCACACATTTTCTATCCTTTGAATCAAAGGCATTGGCCTGAAATTCAAAATCATAAATTCAGTGAGACAGATCTGGCCAAGATCTGTGAGCAATGCAAaactgttccgtacagtttgaaaCTTTTACAGCAGTTAATTGCATCCATGTGTCTCTTTGAAGCTATGGACTGGCCACACTGGATGGACACATCTCAGCACAAAGGGAAATTCCCTAACAACGTGGATGCTGCTGCTGATATGGCTGCCATGCTGCTCAAGGCTGTCCATGATGGAAGCAAAGGGGACGGGCCACTATACTATGAACCTATCAACGAAGTCGATGCTATGTGGAAATACGACGTCAGCTGGACACAAATTACAGCCTACCACAAGTCCGTCAATACAAAAGTCAAGGCTACTTTACCACATGTTAAAGTTGGAGGTCCGGCATATTCTGGTGGCATTTCGGGGGTGGACAAACATGACTTCAAGGTCTGGGGATATCTCAAGGAGTTTATGGACATGGCACTAGAGCACCTTGACTTTATCTCATTCCACCCTTTCAGTAATATGATAATCCATGGAGATTCGCATTACTTCCAAGGTCCCACTGAAGCCCGTTTTGTGGGCATAATAGATCTAATTGAAAGTTATGCCCATTTGAAAACCGGTAAGGATATCCCAATCATCAGTTCAGCCTATGGTTTGGCCGAAATATCAGGAGTCAACATGCAGAAAGCTAACCCAGTGATCGATTATGGATATGTCTATCTCCAGAATGCAGAACTCTTTACCATGCTGAATCACCGTGGAGTTGTCGACAGGGCTGTGGTATTCCTGGTAGCGTTTGGCGATTATTTCGGACAAAGCAGCATTAATTACAGTATATTAGACAAAAACAACCACGAGAGGACCCCAGCCGAGGCCTTCCACTTCTGGGAGGTGCTTTCAAATCGAATGACATATCTCAGAACAGACAGTCAGTACCATGGAGCTGAGAGAGTTGTGGCATCTCACGCTTTGGTGGATCAAA
The window above is part of the Haliotis asinina isolate JCU_RB_2024 chromosome 1, JCU_Hal_asi_v2, whole genome shotgun sequence genome. Proteins encoded here:
- the LOC137273093 gene encoding uncharacterized protein; the protein is MWLSTSSALLCVTVLVYMLCLVSGQYQVTIYPDFVMKGGRKTFDPDRWNGHMGLDNTDVIQYVKKTGARSGRWNKGDTDNGAFVKAPEDPHRKGYADPAYFQNAHFTQNIASKYSANRDGYGRTRGREIMMDLRAMDWPHWMDTSQHKGKFPNNVDAAADMAAMLLKAVHDGSKGDGPLYYEPINEVDAMWKYDVSWTQITAYHKSVNTKVKATLPHVKVGGPAYSGGISGVDKHDFKVWGYLKEFMDMALEHLDFISFHPFSNMIIHGDSHYFQGPTEARFVGIIDLIESYAHLKTGKDIPIISSAYGLAEISGVNMQKANPVIDYGYVYLQNAELFTMLNHRGVVDRAVVFLVAFGDYFGQSSINYSILDKNNHERTPAEAFHFWEVLSNRMTYLRTDSQYHGAERVVASHALVDQTSKTVVLLLHNFDKKPTKVKVQFGHGWMNPSTAVMSCVHLNAQKVTVRDKESTIHLNNGVVTLPTEASCYLKFHSSFDFAHSKTVTETIHYGPDIAKPIRQNVVTTSFNAGHLSNVQYAYLRVSVSLSDKNGNPKPTSVQLNGKSLTSFYSLHQQNKGDYITAWTTIEYHVPVSWLKQNQNEVKLQFEKTGGRVSTVAAVVGSL